In one window of Leptospira sp. GIMC2001 DNA:
- the acs gene encoding acetate--CoA ligase, which translates to MAKERILTPSKEFVKKSNLTLKSYKELYKLSITNPQKFWGEQAKRLTWFKKWTKVLSHDFKNAKVKWFESGKLNVSYNCIDRHLTTPLKNKAALIWEGDNPEESRTLTYLDLYREVNKFSNVIKKFGVKKGDRVLIYLPMIPELAIACLACTRIGAVHSVVFGGFSPEALHGRIEDCKPTLVITSDGGYRGGKMIDLKKNVDDAIALCKEKIKNMIVVRRTGSETNLNWKEGRDHWYHYLMKDQANSVECPPEAMDAEDPLFILYTSGSTGKPKGVLHTTGGYLLGANLTFNYVFDYKPEDTYWCTADIGWITGHSYILYGPLSNGATSIMFEGVPTYPDAGRFWDVIDKYKVNVFYTAPTAIRALAREGVDHVNKRSLKSLRLLGTVGEPINPEAWEWYNKNIGKGQCPIVDTWWQTETGSIMISPLPGAIATKPGSATLPFFGIKPVLVDNEGNEIKDKGEISGNLCISSPWPSMMRGVYGDKKRFFDTYFSQFPGYYFTGDGARRDKDGYYWITGRVDDVLNVSGHRIGSAEVESALVEHKSVAEAAVVGFPHDIKGQAIYAYVTVKQGVATNDDLKKELIASVEKIIGKIARPDIIHWTPSLPKTRSGKIMRRILRKIACGEFDGLGDISTLADPSVVATIIEDKKKYHS; encoded by the coding sequence ATGGCAAAGGAAAGAATTCTCACACCTTCCAAAGAATTCGTTAAAAAATCGAATCTTACTCTCAAATCCTATAAGGAATTGTATAAGTTATCTATAACCAATCCTCAGAAGTTTTGGGGAGAGCAAGCGAAGAGGTTGACTTGGTTTAAGAAGTGGACAAAAGTTTTAAGCCATGACTTTAAAAATGCTAAAGTAAAATGGTTTGAATCGGGTAAATTAAATGTTTCATACAATTGTATAGACCGCCATCTCACAACTCCACTTAAGAATAAAGCTGCATTGATCTGGGAAGGTGATAACCCTGAAGAATCACGCACTTTAACCTATCTAGATCTATACCGCGAAGTAAATAAATTCTCAAATGTAATCAAAAAGTTCGGTGTTAAGAAAGGAGATCGAGTATTAATCTATCTGCCGATGATTCCAGAATTGGCGATAGCTTGCCTTGCATGCACGAGAATAGGTGCTGTTCATTCGGTGGTGTTTGGAGGCTTTTCCCCTGAGGCATTGCACGGAAGAATTGAAGATTGTAAACCTACTTTAGTGATCACTTCCGATGGTGGTTACCGGGGTGGTAAGATGATCGACCTTAAAAAGAATGTCGATGATGCCATTGCTCTATGTAAAGAAAAAATCAAAAATATGATCGTCGTAAGAAGGACTGGTTCGGAGACCAATCTTAATTGGAAAGAAGGACGAGATCATTGGTATCATTACTTGATGAAGGATCAGGCTAATAGCGTTGAGTGTCCTCCGGAAGCGATGGATGCAGAAGATCCGCTATTCATTCTTTATACTTCTGGATCCACAGGAAAACCCAAGGGAGTTTTGCATACTACAGGTGGTTACCTCTTAGGTGCCAATTTGACTTTCAATTATGTTTTTGATTACAAACCAGAGGATACATATTGGTGCACAGCAGATATCGGATGGATCACTGGTCATAGTTACATTTTGTACGGACCTTTGTCTAATGGAGCAACTTCAATAATGTTCGAAGGAGTTCCAACATATCCTGATGCGGGAAGATTCTGGGACGTTATTGATAAGTACAAAGTGAACGTTTTCTATACAGCACCAACTGCCATTCGTGCACTTGCAAGAGAAGGCGTCGATCATGTGAATAAAAGATCACTTAAGTCTCTAAGATTGTTGGGAACTGTTGGAGAGCCAATCAACCCAGAGGCTTGGGAATGGTACAATAAAAATATTGGAAAAGGACAATGTCCTATAGTAGATACATGGTGGCAGACAGAAACAGGTTCCATCATGATATCACCTTTGCCTGGTGCCATTGCGACAAAGCCAGGTTCAGCTACTTTGCCATTCTTCGGCATAAAGCCAGTGTTAGTTGACAATGAAGGAAATGAGATAAAAGATAAAGGTGAAATATCTGGTAATCTTTGTATATCAAGCCCTTGGCCGTCTATGATGCGCGGAGTTTACGGAGATAAAAAAAGATTTTTTGATACATACTTCTCTCAATTTCCAGGATACTATTTCACGGGAGACGGGGCAAGGCGAGACAAAGATGGTTACTATTGGATTACAGGACGTGTTGATGACGTACTAAATGTATCCGGGCATAGAATTGGATCTGCAGAAGTTGAATCAGCACTGGTTGAACATAAATCTGTTGCCGAAGCAGCTGTGGTTGGTTTTCCACATGATATCAAGGGGCAAGCGATCTATGCCTATGTTACGGTCAAACAAGGTGTCGCTACTAATGATGATTTAAAGAAGGAGTTGATCGCGTCCGTTGAGAAGATCATTGGGAAAATTGCAAGACCTGATATTATTCATTGGACTCCTTCCCTACCTAAGACTCGGTCTGGAAAAATTATGCGTAGAATTTTGCGAAAGATTGCCTGTGGAGAATTCGATGGATTGGGTGATATCTCAACATTGGCTGATCCATCCGTTGTAGCAACGATCATTGAAGATAAGAAGAAATATCATTCTTAG
- a CDS encoding tetratricopeptide repeat protein, whose translation MNYLFSILKKMHGAKRLKKPKSSDGNSMGNVFTTIKRSLVKSSSIFSILFLISLLFSPILLYPAPSSYSYDELLDQAVAKLKAYDYGRALDKLTLARDKQVPLDYRFYYILGETYYRMGKFTEANHEFKKSLELEPGQIELLLKLSVFHETDRRPQYSLEILKSYFKFVPDNKNQIYRSAILARQVGENEFAIQQWELLEGDKNYEKEIGAIREDIQRLITLKNWNQAIEQSRKFLLYFPRDPLLHEYLILALRASDHKDLEKAIVDSNAIFYNNANFSIRYGIYLQEKERMLEALAAFRRAYTIILRESNDRQLSEVSFLIRQTYHFLNREHDARALAELQKILKSKDAEKEKRLLQATITYPKNREILVYAIYFLDQRILESNTKEDFDPSVESALISKIKNLNQQLKDRDLENEETELIRVIGPFTQEKN comes from the coding sequence ATGAATTACCTCTTTTCTATTTTAAAAAAAATGCACGGTGCAAAACGATTGAAAAAGCCCAAAAGTTCCGATGGAAATAGTATGGGCAACGTTTTCACAACTATAAAAAGGAGTTTGGTAAAATCTTCTAGCATTTTTTCAATTCTGTTTTTGATTTCTTTGCTCTTTTCACCAATACTTTTGTATCCCGCCCCTTCTTCTTATAGTTATGATGAATTGTTGGATCAAGCTGTCGCAAAATTGAAAGCTTACGATTATGGCCGAGCACTAGACAAGCTCACACTTGCCAGAGACAAGCAAGTTCCTTTAGATTATAGATTCTATTATATTCTAGGAGAGACTTATTATAGAATGGGCAAGTTTACAGAAGCAAACCATGAATTCAAAAAGTCCTTAGAACTCGAACCAGGACAGATTGAACTCTTATTGAAATTGAGTGTGTTCCATGAAACAGATCGCAGACCTCAATATTCATTAGAAATTCTTAAATCTTATTTTAAATTTGTTCCTGATAATAAAAATCAAATCTATAGGTCTGCCATACTTGCAAGACAAGTTGGAGAGAACGAATTCGCAATTCAGCAATGGGAATTATTAGAAGGGGACAAAAACTATGAAAAAGAAATTGGAGCGATTCGAGAAGATATACAAAGACTGATTACCCTTAAGAACTGGAATCAAGCTATTGAACAATCCAGAAAATTCCTTCTGTATTTCCCAAGAGATCCACTTCTTCACGAATATCTCATCTTAGCACTTAGAGCATCAGATCACAAAGATCTAGAAAAAGCAATCGTGGACTCCAATGCAATATTTTACAACAATGCAAATTTTTCTATAAGATACGGAATATACTTACAAGAAAAAGAAAGAATGCTTGAAGCACTTGCAGCATTTCGTCGGGCTTATACGATTATTTTGCGTGAGTCAAATGACAGGCAATTGTCTGAAGTAAGTTTTCTGATTCGACAGACCTATCATTTTCTCAATCGAGAGCATGATGCGCGAGCGCTTGCAGAACTTCAAAAGATCTTGAAATCAAAAGATGCAGAGAAGGAAAAAAGACTACTGCAAGCAACGATCACCTATCCGAAGAATAGAGAGATTTTGGTATATGCCATTTATTTTCTTGATCAGAGAATATTAGAATCTAATACAAAAGAAGATTTCGATCCTTCGGTAGAGTCTGCATTAATTAGCAAAATCAAAAATCTCAATCAACAACTCAAAGACCGTGATCTTGAAAATGAAGAGACGGAATTGATCCGTGTAATTGGTCCTTTCACTCAAGAAAAAAACTAA
- a CDS encoding WbuC family cupin fold metalloprotein, with the protein MKKDYPEFLKLHSHEIIDTNLFDLVIEKALHSDRKRSNHNFHELPEVYQRFLNVLTKGTYVQPHRHKNPAKPETFIALKGKLGFLIFDDSGAIINKYLISSEGPIYGIDLKPGDWHSIVTLSDVCVCFEGKSGPYNPSDDKEFASFAPKEGDLDCGQFLENWESLFEESY; encoded by the coding sequence GTGAAGAAAGACTATCCAGAATTCTTGAAGTTGCATAGTCACGAAATTATTGACACGAATCTTTTTGACTTGGTAATCGAAAAAGCGCTTCATTCTGATCGTAAACGATCCAATCACAATTTTCATGAATTACCAGAAGTTTACCAAAGATTTCTAAATGTTCTTACCAAAGGAACTTACGTTCAACCGCACCGCCATAAAAATCCAGCGAAACCAGAGACTTTTATCGCACTAAAAGGCAAATTAGGATTTTTAATCTTTGATGACTCGGGCGCTATTATTAATAAATATCTTATTTCGTCTGAAGGACCCATTTACGGCATTGACTTAAAACCAGGAGATTGGCATAGTATCGTAACACTTTCCGATGTTTGCGTTTGTTTCGAAGGCAAATCTGGACCTTATAATCCATCTGATGATAAGGAATTTGCAAGCTTTGCACCAAAGGAAGGTGATTTAGATTGCGGGCAGTTTCTTGAAAATTGGGAAAGTCTCTTCGAAGAATCATATTAA
- a CDS encoding glycosyltransferase family 4 protein has translation MTFRIGIDARMINHSGIGVRIQNVLQFWKDPFPDTELYIFGDPDLLENYILPKHSKIIRYKAKIYSIRELFGHPLMKKMDLLDIPHFNAPLKYLHKSIVTIHDLIPWVMREFHSSWIKRIYLRINLNRIFKKSKQIVAVSEFTAVDIEREFGMPSNGIVVIHNGIDHYLYRSQPISKVESFKKKYNLPEKFFLTVGIGKGHKNQKFLIDCLGNEWMKEANMPPLVIAGVGGKIPNYLKDTYEKWKRKIIILPRISDREMPLMYQSAFILIFPSLYEGFGFPVVEASAMGTLVLSSNATVLPEVLGEGALYFDPYSAESFSTQLHASLQLKASKRKIITSLAQRHSKKFNWDKTVIEIQKNYLRIAKMM, from the coding sequence ATGACTTTTAGAATCGGTATAGATGCGAGAATGATCAACCATTCCGGCATAGGAGTAAGAATACAGAATGTTCTTCAATTCTGGAAAGATCCTTTTCCAGACACTGAACTCTATATTTTTGGTGATCCAGATCTATTAGAAAATTATATACTACCGAAGCATTCCAAAATCATACGCTACAAAGCAAAAATCTATTCAATCAGAGAACTCTTTGGTCATCCATTGATGAAGAAAATGGATCTATTAGATATTCCACATTTCAATGCTCCGCTTAAGTATTTGCATAAATCAATAGTTACGATTCATGATTTGATTCCATGGGTTATGAGAGAATTCCATTCGAGTTGGATAAAACGAATCTATCTTAGAATTAACCTAAATAGAATATTTAAAAAATCGAAACAGATTGTAGCAGTTTCGGAATTCACAGCTGTTGATATAGAAAGGGAATTTGGCATGCCAAGCAATGGAATTGTTGTGATTCATAATGGTATTGACCACTACTTATACAGGTCCCAACCAATTTCTAAGGTTGAATCTTTTAAAAAGAAATACAATCTTCCAGAAAAGTTCTTTCTAACAGTGGGAATTGGAAAAGGTCATAAGAACCAAAAATTTCTGATAGATTGCTTAGGTAACGAATGGATGAAGGAAGCTAATATGCCGCCCCTGGTTATAGCAGGAGTTGGAGGAAAAATCCCGAACTACTTGAAGGATACCTACGAGAAGTGGAAAAGGAAAATAATCATTCTACCGCGAATTTCAGATCGGGAAATGCCACTGATGTATCAATCGGCTTTTATTTTAATCTTTCCATCACTGTATGAAGGTTTTGGATTCCCAGTTGTCGAAGCTTCTGCAATGGGAACTCTAGTACTATCTTCGAATGCTACAGTTTTGCCTGAAGTATTAGGCGAAGGCGCCTTGTATTTTGATCCATATTCAGCCGAAAGTTTTTCGACTCAATTGCACGCATCATTGCAATTAAAAGCAAGCAAAAGAAAGATCATTACCAGTTTGGCTCAAAGACATTCCAAAAAGTTTAATTGGGATAAAACTGTGATAGAAATCCAGAAAAACTATCTGCGTATCGCGAAAATGATGTAG
- a CDS encoding alpha/beta hydrolase family esterase produces MGKSLRRIILKSVYLVHSNLFSIIFVIVFQFGCSARQIFIPYDKHIQAKIVVDGIERSFHYYLPTSYNPKNPLPVIFILHGGGGSPQSMINLTRISDHAERKNFIAVYPQGYGNRWNDGRGIQGSIADEKNIDDEKFILNLKSFFINNFSTDSGRFGILGFSNGGFMTWKLACSEQNEFHKYSSVAAGISVPIYNQCKPKHYKSMLLIFGEKDEVVPFSGGKIQTSLNGKTSYLGETKSYYDSLDFWSRINSCQNQNTEFISDVNRKDSKAILKTTYKNCASNVELEGYAIKNLNHIWPNGFYYHSENNFGYLSSEIDASELIIDFMLTR; encoded by the coding sequence TTGGGAAAGTCTCTTCGAAGAATCATATTAAAATCAGTATACCTCGTTCACAGCAATTTATTCAGCATAATCTTTGTTATTGTTTTTCAATTTGGCTGTTCGGCTCGCCAAATTTTCATACCTTATGATAAACATATTCAGGCAAAAATTGTAGTAGATGGGATAGAAAGATCTTTCCATTACTATCTTCCAACTTCCTACAATCCAAAAAATCCATTGCCTGTAATTTTTATATTGCATGGAGGTGGAGGATCACCTCAGAGCATGATCAATCTAACTCGAATTTCTGATCATGCGGAAAGAAAAAATTTTATCGCAGTCTATCCTCAAGGTTACGGAAATCGTTGGAATGACGGAAGAGGAATCCAAGGATCTATTGCGGACGAAAAAAATATAGATGATGAAAAATTTATTCTAAATCTAAAAAGTTTTTTTATCAATAATTTCTCAACTGATTCAGGGAGATTTGGAATATTAGGATTTTCTAACGGAGGCTTCATGACATGGAAGCTTGCTTGCTCAGAACAGAATGAATTTCATAAGTATTCATCAGTTGCAGCTGGAATATCAGTGCCAATTTATAACCAATGCAAACCTAAACATTATAAATCCATGCTACTAATCTTTGGGGAGAAAGACGAGGTTGTTCCTTTCTCGGGAGGGAAAATCCAAACTTCTTTGAATGGAAAAACCAGCTATCTTGGAGAGACAAAATCATACTATGATAGTTTAGATTTCTGGTCTCGGATCAACTCTTGCCAGAATCAAAATACAGAATTTATAAGTGATGTGAATCGAAAAGATTCTAAAGCTATTCTAAAAACAACTTACAAAAATTGTGCATCCAATGTTGAATTGGAAGGCTACGCTATAAAAAATTTGAATCATATTTGGCCGAACGGATTCTATTATCATTCTGAAAACAACTTTGGATATCTTTCAAGCGAAATTGATGCAAGTGAATTGATTATTGATTTTATGCTCACTAGATAA
- a CDS encoding Tll0287-like domain-containing protein, whose product MLRILSNTIVTLIFGVTILQCATSFDEAQTKQKTIVIFKEFKGELQGELIKAVNERGAENSIEVCAKISPEIEAKISKNKGFSMKRISDKNRNPLHAPDEFEAKILDEWKASLAKGDKPAVYTQRVGNEFRVLNPIMIDNPTCLQCHGNEKDIKPETLEKIQLNYPNDKAKGYKLGELRGAMSGTWKI is encoded by the coding sequence ATGCTAAGGATTCTCTCAAATACAATTGTTACTCTAATATTTGGAGTAACAATTTTGCAATGTGCGACCTCATTTGATGAAGCACAAACAAAACAAAAAACGATTGTAATTTTCAAAGAATTCAAAGGAGAATTGCAAGGCGAACTTATTAAAGCAGTCAACGAGCGAGGTGCTGAGAATTCTATTGAAGTTTGTGCTAAGATTTCTCCAGAGATTGAAGCTAAAATTTCCAAAAATAAAGGATTCTCGATGAAAAGAATTTCTGATAAGAATAGAAACCCTTTACACGCTCCTGATGAATTTGAAGCAAAAATTTTGGATGAGTGGAAGGCTTCTTTAGCAAAAGGTGATAAACCAGCTGTTTACACTCAAAGAGTAGGAAATGAATTTAGAGTTCTGAATCCAATTATGATAGATAATCCAACCTGTCTTCAATGCCACGGTAATGAAAAAGATATCAAACCAGAGACCTTAGAAAAAATTCAGCTAAATTATCCTAACGATAAAGCCAAAGGTTATAAACTGGGTGAACTTCGTGGCGCTATGTCGGGAACCTGGAAAATTTAA
- a CDS encoding cation:proton antiporter codes for MSSRNILAYLVITIVSLCIASVVLWEGRTMLKESVQTETYQEQIIPDRNHSSSEKNIILESSEWSRVASQFKSNASSSLAKILFQIVIIMILARLVGILFRKLGQPTVIGEIIAGILLGPSFFGFFAPEIHSFFFSEDQMKILEILSQLGLILFMFVIGMEIDTSFIKKKAQSAILISHTSILFPFLLGMILAFMIFTDHAPANVSFIPFALFIGIAMSITAFPVLARILHEKGLTKTSLGTMAIACAAFDDLTAWSLLAMIVALIQSDSYIGVGVTIALTVMYGIAMVYLINPFLRRLSEIYVSKENLTKTAMAIVFVFLFFSALITEMIGIHALIGAFFAGVVMPSDQKLKDLISERIDYIALVFLLPLFFAYTGMRTNLWALGDNGLFQVLLLVLVFAIVGKFIGASLTSRYVGMNWKDSLSLGVLMNTRGLMELIVLNIGFQLGIITPALFSAFVVMTLVTTLAAGPGLNLINKIFTEKSEKSTPLEAFKKILISFAQPSMGVALIKLSDFLFGGSKDKTQISVVHITPTEILSPEEEKEYKKKSFADIEELTTSLSFNVEMVHRTTENVTYEILNQAKKANSRFLLIGAAKSLFTKNILGGRIRSILSYAPCNVGVLLDNGLDKIRKVLILKKNNSALGYEKFIHYLQREHNRKIKILPVTLFSTLKSEDFNDYHLVIVELELWKEREDFLEVEIQNLDASFLIIKFK; via the coding sequence ATGTCTAGCAGAAATATTCTTGCTTACCTAGTAATTACAATAGTAAGTCTTTGCATTGCTTCTGTTGTGCTATGGGAAGGACGAACAATGTTGAAGGAATCTGTGCAAACAGAAACTTATCAAGAACAGATAATTCCGGATAGAAATCATTCATCTTCAGAAAAAAATATAATTTTAGAATCTTCCGAATGGAGTAGAGTGGCTTCACAATTTAAGTCAAATGCGTCTTCAAGTCTTGCTAAAATTCTATTTCAAATTGTTATAATCATGATTCTTGCGAGACTTGTAGGAATTTTATTTCGCAAGTTAGGTCAGCCGACAGTTATCGGAGAGATCATCGCAGGTATATTACTCGGCCCAAGTTTTTTTGGATTCTTCGCTCCGGAAATTCATAGCTTTTTCTTTTCGGAAGATCAAATGAAAATCTTGGAAATTTTGAGCCAGTTAGGATTGATTTTGTTCATGTTTGTTATAGGCATGGAGATTGACACAAGCTTTATAAAAAAGAAAGCTCAGTCAGCAATACTAATAAGTCACACGAGTATTTTATTTCCTTTTTTGCTCGGAATGATCTTAGCTTTTATGATCTTTACGGATCATGCTCCAGCAAATGTAAGTTTTATACCATTCGCATTATTCATCGGAATCGCAATGAGTATCACTGCTTTTCCAGTTCTTGCAAGAATATTGCATGAAAAGGGTTTAACGAAAACAAGTCTTGGAACGATGGCAATTGCATGTGCTGCATTTGATGACCTTACAGCTTGGTCCCTGCTTGCTATGATCGTTGCTCTTATCCAATCCGATAGCTACATTGGAGTTGGTGTAACAATAGCTCTCACTGTTATGTACGGAATTGCTATGGTCTATCTAATCAATCCATTTCTTCGAAGATTGAGTGAGATCTATGTAAGTAAAGAGAACTTAACAAAAACTGCCATGGCAATTGTTTTTGTGTTTCTATTCTTCTCAGCTCTTATCACTGAGATGATTGGGATTCATGCACTCATTGGTGCATTTTTTGCCGGAGTCGTAATGCCTTCCGATCAGAAATTAAAAGATCTTATATCTGAAAGAATTGATTACATTGCATTAGTTTTCTTACTGCCTTTATTCTTTGCTTATACAGGAATGAGAACAAATCTTTGGGCTTTAGGAGACAATGGACTTTTCCAAGTTTTACTTCTGGTTCTAGTATTTGCAATTGTTGGGAAATTTATTGGTGCGAGTCTAACTTCACGATATGTAGGAATGAACTGGAAAGACTCACTAAGTCTTGGTGTATTGATGAATACACGTGGATTGATGGAGTTGATTGTTTTGAATATTGGATTTCAATTAGGTATCATTACTCCTGCTCTTTTCTCAGCCTTCGTTGTAATGACATTAGTGACAACTCTTGCGGCGGGACCTGGCTTAAATTTAATTAATAAAATATTTACTGAAAAATCTGAAAAATCAACACCGCTTGAAGCTTTTAAAAAAATATTAATATCATTTGCTCAACCTTCAATGGGAGTCGCACTTATCAAATTGTCAGATTTTCTATTCGGAGGAAGCAAAGACAAGACTCAAATATCCGTTGTGCATATTACACCAACAGAAATCCTTTCGCCGGAAGAAGAGAAAGAATACAAAAAAAAATCATTTGCCGATATTGAGGAACTGACAACTTCACTCAGCTTCAATGTGGAAATGGTTCACAGAACAACCGAGAATGTAACATATGAAATTTTGAATCAGGCTAAGAAAGCCAATTCTCGTTTTCTATTAATTGGTGCCGCGAAATCACTTTTCACTAAAAATATTCTAGGCGGAAGAATTAGATCTATATTGAGCTACGCTCCCTGTAATGTCGGTGTTCTTTTGGATAACGGACTCGACAAAATACGTAAAGTTTTAATTCTAAAAAAGAACAATTCCGCATTAGGTTATGAAAAATTTATACATTATTTACAAAGAGAACACAATAGGAAAATTAAAATACTACCTGTAACCTTATTCTCTACTTTAAAATCGGAAGATTTCAACGATTATCATTTGGTCATAGTAGAGCTGGAATTGTGGAAAGAAAGAGAAGACTTTTTAGAAGTCGAAATACAAAATTTAGATGCTTCTTTTTTGATAATTAAATTTAAATGA
- a CDS encoding YgaP family membrane protein: MKLNMGTIDRIVRALLALIVAGLYFGGFISGTIAIVLGVIAIVLLGTSLVGSCPLYIPLKISTKGK, from the coding sequence ATGAAATTAAATATGGGAACTATAGATAGAATTGTCCGTGCACTGCTTGCACTAATAGTCGCTGGATTGTATTTCGGTGGGTTTATCTCAGGTACCATTGCTATTGTACTTGGAGTTATTGCCATTGTACTTTTAGGCACAAGTCTTGTTGGAAGCTGCCCACTTTATATTCCATTGAAAATATCGACTAAAGGAAAATAG
- a CDS encoding MFS transporter encodes MNHNRDKLYLFSASLGLLSGNMFNYSIIIFSHSLSDQKSFASLVFFIAYLPFLFLSFRAGFILDKYPRKYVIGISQLIAASSAFIPGLLSYFGILTSENKELLFVFAFTNGIGMSFLMPGRFAILGDLVDSSKITKSTISLNKLLLLGFTVAPILAGLIREIFSYGTLLMITGSIYYVSTIVLFFITVPHFKQDQQPLRKAAMEESFAFVKSENRISQALIAMFIAMVSVGTIQVLLPEFGKKDLALSESGRGMMMGLLGIGLMSGAFATALIMKFSSRGKFILNGLLIGALFFLGIGLSKEIYIVFPLLLIVGFFVGSVTTFIPSVIQECTPNQLRGRVMSFYTLIFLITPAISGLCFGKLTDFLSLSETIFISGIVSLMLGIIGFVCLRSLRMVK; translated from the coding sequence ATGAATCATAATCGGGACAAATTGTACCTTTTTTCTGCGTCGCTTGGTCTTCTTTCTGGGAATATGTTTAATTATTCTATTATAATATTTTCACATAGCTTGTCAGATCAAAAGTCGTTTGCCTCACTAGTCTTTTTTATTGCCTATTTGCCTTTTTTATTCTTATCATTTAGGGCGGGATTCATTTTAGATAAGTATCCTCGAAAATATGTAATAGGCATAAGTCAATTGATTGCTGCGTCGTCTGCATTCATCCCAGGTCTGCTCAGTTACTTCGGAATTCTGACCTCAGAGAATAAAGAACTTCTTTTTGTTTTTGCATTTACCAACGGAATCGGAATGAGTTTTTTAATGCCAGGTAGATTCGCGATACTAGGAGACTTGGTAGATTCATCCAAAATCACCAAGTCTACAATATCCTTGAACAAGCTTTTACTTTTGGGATTTACAGTAGCGCCAATACTTGCTGGACTTATCCGGGAAATATTTTCTTATGGGACGCTGCTTATGATTACGGGTAGCATCTACTATGTAAGTACGATTGTTTTATTTTTTATCACAGTTCCGCATTTCAAGCAAGATCAACAACCGTTAAGAAAAGCAGCGATGGAAGAATCTTTTGCGTTTGTTAAATCAGAAAACCGAATATCGCAAGCTTTGATAGCAATGTTTATCGCTATGGTCTCTGTAGGAACTATTCAAGTATTGTTACCTGAATTCGGTAAAAAAGATCTAGCTCTATCTGAATCTGGGCGAGGAATGATGATGGGATTGCTCGGAATAGGTTTGATGTCTGGTGCTTTCGCGACTGCTTTGATTATGAAATTTAGCAGTAGAGGTAAATTCATTCTAAACGGACTTTTGATTGGTGCCTTATTTTTTCTAGGTATCGGACTCTCTAAAGAAATTTACATTGTATTCCCTTTACTACTCATTGTTGGTTTTTTTGTCGGTTCTGTCACAACATTTATTCCATCTGTGATTCAAGAATGTACTCCGAATCAGCTTAGAGGACGAGTTATGAGTTTTTATACTTTGATATTTTTGATTACGCCAGCTATATCTGGTTTGTGCTTTGGTAAACTTACGGACTTTTTGAGTTTGTCAGAAACAATCTTTATCTCGGGAATTGTTTCACTTATGCTAGGGATTATTGGTTTTGTATGTCTCCGATCGTTGCGAATGGTTAAGTGA